The Lolium rigidum isolate FL_2022 chromosome 1, APGP_CSIRO_Lrig_0.1, whole genome shotgun sequence region AATCATAAAAATTTGCTAGCAAAGAACTAGTTTGTGTCTGTTGGCAGGTAGTATCTGTTGGTGAACCAGGCCTTGTCAGCGACGACCTTGACGCCATCCTGGTTCCGGTGCCACTCGTAGTAGGCGTGCGTCCTGTTCTTGATCTCCAGCGTCGCATGCCCGTAGCTCGCCTCCCTGAACGCCGAGTACTCCGGCTGCGGCGACCGGAAGCTGTTGGCCAGCCCCTCGGTGTTCCCGCCATCGCCGATGTTCACGTAAACCGGCGCCGACGCGTTGAACTGCGGCGCCGCCTTCCCGTTGTCGATGTCGTAGACGACGTTAGACACCCGGTGGCTACGCTCGTACGAGTGGACGTGGCCGGCGAGGACGAGGTCGACCTTGGCGTCGACGAGCCACCGCTCGAACTGCACCCGCATCGTCTCCCCCTCCATGTAGTGGTAGTCGTTGGTGTTGTACCACGGTGAGTGCACGCACACGATGAGCCACGGCGTGGTGGTGCGGTCGACGCGCTTCAGCTCGTCCTGCAGCCATGTCCACTGCGGCGTGTACTTGCCGTAGGAGGAGTAGGAGGAGAGCATGATGATGTGCGCCGAGGCCATCTTCACCGAGTACCAGAGGGGCTCGGTGCTGTTGGACGCCCGGAACGGCGTCGGGTACCGGTTCGTGAAGGGCTTGAAGGGGACCGTCTCCCCGATCTCCGGCGCGTAGTCGATCTCGTGGTTGCCGGCGGTCCAGATCCACGGCTGGTACGCCACGCTGCGCTCCACGAAGCGCGCCCACGAGTCCCACCGGTTGTTGTCGTGGCCTGGGTGGTCGTCGGCGTACGAGAGGTCGCCGATGAAGAGCACGGCGTCGCCGCCGTTGGCCTCGTAGTGTGTCACCGTGTCGTTGGAGTGGAACGTCTGCCCCAGGTCACCTGCACGTACatacaaacattagtttcataaaTACTTGCTTGCATTGCACCAATATGTAGATCCAGATTGATTAAGAAGAAGAAAGTAGGTACCGATGAGACCGAACTTGAAGGGCACGTCGGGCCCGGGTTTCGGCGGCGTCTTGAAGGAGAAGGAGCGGACGGTGTAGTCGTGGCCGACGGCGTAGTGGTACACGGTGGAGTGCTCGAGGTCGGTGAGGGTGGCGTGGTGGATGTACGGCGACTGGTACGTCCCGCCCCAGGTGTAGCGCCGGACGGTGCCCTCGGCGGTGAGGTTGAGGTTGTCTGCGGCGAGGCCGTAGCGGACGACGTTGCTGCCGGCGTGCTTGGGCGTGAGCCAGGACACCGTCATGGCGCGGCCCGTCAGGTCGCCCTGCGTGATGTGCACCTGCTCCGGCGCGTTGTAGCCTGCCGGCGGCCGGAAGACGTCGGCGTCGAGCGGCATGTCCGGAAGCATCTGCAGGCTACGCCGGTACGGGCTCGTCACGCCCGCCGACGCGTAGGCGGCGGCGTgcgccgcgaggaggaggagcacggcgAGCATGCGCGCCATGTTTTGGGTACCTAGCTACGTCGTTGCGGTGGGATATCGATCTGTTAGCTTTATATATGGATCGGGCGGGCATGATCGACTCATGGAATATGCTTTCTCAGCTCACCAAGAT contains the following coding sequences:
- the LOC124703755 gene encoding purple acid phosphatase 2-like produces the protein MVKVAHLGTQNMARMLAVLLLLAAHAAAYASAGVTSPYRRSLQMLPDMPLDADVFRPPAGYNAPEQVHITQGDLTGRAMTVSWLTPKHAGSNVVRYGLAADNLNLTAEGTVRRYTWGGTYQSPYIHHATLTDLEHSTVYHYAVGHDYTVRSFSFKTPPKPGPDVPFKFGLIGDLGQTFHSNDTVTHYEANGGDAVLFIGDLSYADDHPGHDNNRWDSWARFVERSVAYQPWIWTAGNHEIDYAPEIGETVPFKPFTNRYPTPFRASNSTEPLWYSVKMASAHIIMLSSYSSYGKYTPQWTWLQDELKRVDRTTTPWLIVCVHSPWYNTNDYHYMEGETMRVQFERWLVDAKVDLVLAGHVHSYERSHRVSNVVYDIDNGKAAPQFNASAPVYVNIGDGGNTEGLANSFRSPQPEYSAFREASYGHATLEIKNRTHAYYEWHRNQDGVKVVADKAWFTNRYYLPTDTN